A genomic stretch from Arachis stenosperma cultivar V10309 chromosome 3, arast.V10309.gnm1.PFL2, whole genome shotgun sequence includes:
- the LOC130969184 gene encoding uncharacterized protein LOC130969184, with protein sequence MQSLFFSWASLSEGENDSSLTKITIAGLCLSDKFSHLPCTLVQPSMHSVKREYFHVPEFARSFCHPIYPLGEQQWQLIEGTPLICLHSLQIVPSPLPPFFASQTVINCQPLMWTGSYGSFGQGPVGYF encoded by the exons ATGCAGTCCCTTTTTTTCTCTTGG GCAAGTCTTTCGGAGGGAGAAAATGACAGTAGTTTGACCAAGATTACCATTGCAGGTCTATGTTTAAG TGACAAGTTTTCACACCTGCCATGTACGTTAGTGCAGCCATCTATGCATTCTGTTAAAAGAGAGTATTTTCATGTGCCAGAATTTG CTAGAAGCTTTTGCCATCCAATATATCCACTTGGAGAACAGCAGTGGCAATTGATTGAGGGAACTCCTCTAATCTGCCTCCATTCCCTTCAGATTGTGCCTTCTCCACTTCCACCATTTTTTGCTTCTCAAACTGTTATTAACTGTCAGCCTCTTATG TGGACTGGATCTTATGGTTCCTTTGGACAAGGCCCAGTTGGATATTTCTAA
- the LOC130969183 gene encoding probable histone H2A.1 yields MAGRGKTLGSGNAKKATSRSSKAGLQFPVGRIARFLKAGKYAERVGAGAPVYLAAVLEYLAAEVLELAGNAARDNKKTRIVPRHIQLAVRNDEELSKLLGDVTIANGGVMPNIHNLLLPKKTGTSSKAAGDDDS; encoded by the exons ATGGCGGGTCGAGGCAAAACATTAGGATCTGGCAACGCCAAGAAGGCCACCTCTCGGAGCAGCAAGGCCGGTCTTCAATTCCCCGTTGGTCGTATTGCCCGGTTCCTCAAGGCTGGAAAATACGCTGAACGGGTCGGTGCCGGCGCCCCCGTTTACCTCGCCGCCGTCCTTGAATACCTAGCCGCCGAG GTTCTTGAGTTAGCTGGCAACGCTGCGAGAGATAACAAGAAGACCAGAATTGTGCCACGTCACATTCAATTGGCGGTTAGAAATGACGAAGAGTTAAGCAAGCTTCTTGGAGATGTTACAATTGCCAATGGTGGTGTGATGCCCAACATTCACAACCTCTTGCTTCCTAAGAAGACCGGAACCTCGTCCAAGGCTGCTGGCGATGATGATTCTTAG